The genomic region ACCCGGCGCGGTGCGCGAGAACTGCAGCTTTTGGGTGGCGATCGACGCGGGCGTGTCGGTGAATGCCAGGCCCACCAGGCCAACCTTGCTGCTGCCGGCATAGTCGGGGGTGAGTTCGACGGAGGGGTAGGGCTTCTGGTTCGCGGCCGCCAGCTTCACCAGCTGGTCGTTGCCCTCGACCTGCACATAGAGTGCGCGGCGCTTCTCGGTGGTGCCGGCGATCGAGATCTCATCGTCCTGCGCCTTGACGGCGACCACGTCGCCATAGCCGTTGAAGGGCGGTTCGGGGCTGTAGCCGGCGATGTGCTCGATGTTGATGCGCGGCGAATAGGTGTCGCGGTTGAAGGTCGCGACCACGTCATCGATCATCTCATCGGTGATCGTGCGCCCGTCGCTGATCGTCTGACCGGCGACGAAGGCGCGGAAGAACTTGGAGAGTTTGGCCATTGCGGTGCTGGTCCCTGAGTGATCGCGTCGAGGCGGCGTTTGACCAGGCGAACAGGGACCGGAATGGGGCATCTTCTCAAGCGAGCCGACTTGTGAAAGGCCGGTTCTACAAGGCGGGGCGCTAAATTGCCGGGCGCGGGCATGGCTAGGTTCGCCGCGCCATGCATCCCGCCGACGAACCCTTGCCAGCCTCGACCATGCCGATCCCCGTCGACGCGCGGAGGAAGGCGCGCAGCCTGTACTGGCGCTATTGGACGATCACCCAGATCGCCGAGGAGCTGGCGCTATCGCGCGCGACGGTAGAGTCCTGGCGCCAGCGCGATCGGTGGGATGATGCGCCCGCGCTCACCAAGATCGAGGACGCGATCGAGGCG from Sphingomonas sp. harbors:
- a CDS encoding GPO family capsid scaffolding protein: MAKLSKFFRAFVAGQTISDGRTITDEMIDDVVATFNRDTYSPRINIEHIAGYSPEPPFNGYGDVVAVKAQDDEISIAGTTEKRRALYVQVEGNDQLVKLAAANQKPYPSVELTPDYAGSSKVGLVGLAFTDTPASIATQKLQFSRTAPGTIFSASDQAVAIEFEQGTAGVTDAIVAGFSKLADMFKRTTGEPGTPAPAPSPAPAPANDNMDFAAFSKAMGDAVAAAVKPALDAVSEVRAEVATMKGQLESTPAGFSRPPASGGAGQHLTDC